From a region of the Rouxiella sp. S1S-2 genome:
- a CDS encoding glycine zipper family protein has protein sequence MKFYACAPAAVALSTLLLAGCVSPPTGPDVTALPGTGKSYEQFTNDDASCQIYARNNLGGASQRANDSAVNTAVGGTLIGAAGGALLGAASGHAGPGALIGAGSGLLIGSAMGNGSSMQSNDDIQRRYNSVYVQCMYAKGNKVPMPAGYVAPTTFEEVPPDYNEQGGTNVPPDYTPSHESGMPPDYTP, from the coding sequence ATGAAATTTTATGCGTGCGCACCTGCTGCCGTTGCTCTGAGTACCTTACTTCTCGCGGGATGTGTGAGTCCGCCAACCGGTCCTGACGTTACGGCACTTCCGGGAACCGGTAAAAGCTATGAGCAGTTCACCAACGATGATGCAAGCTGTCAAATCTATGCCAGAAACAATTTGGGGGGCGCTTCTCAGCGGGCCAACGATAGCGCGGTGAATACTGCCGTAGGAGGCACGCTTATTGGTGCCGCCGGTGGCGCACTGTTGGGCGCCGCGTCGGGTCATGCGGGGCCGGGAGCATTAATAGGTGCGGGGTCGGGTCTGTTGATTGGCAGTGCGATGGGTAACGGTTCATCAATGCAAAGTAATGATGACATACAGCGGCGTTATAACAGCGTCTATGTTCAGTGCATGTATGCCAAAGGTAACAAAGTGCCGATGCCTGCGGGATATGTAGCGCCTACGACCTTTGAAGAGGTGCCGCCAGACTACAATGAACAGGGCGGTACGAATGTCCCCCCCGATTACACGCCATCACATGAATCTGGCATGCCACCGGACTACACGCCTTAA
- a CDS encoding sorbosone dehydrogenase family protein has protein sequence MKKLYALSALAVTLPLLLVGCDDSAKISPEQQIGSDPVLPAAKNFLLPPMQVPSGTAWKSGEMPKVAEGLKIEKVADGFMHPRQITVLPNGDVLVVEANSPPGVTSKPKELIMGMVQKASGKGGPGGNRITLLRNASGDGKTWEKHIFLENLHSPFGVQLIGNELYVANADSLMKYHYQSGETKITDPGTQLTDLPGGPINHHWTKSLLASPDGSKLYVGVGSNSNITENGIGAEYRRADVLEVDVATGASRIYASGLRNPTGLQWEPQSGKLWAVVNERDEIGADLVPDYMTSVQEHAFYGWPYSYYGQHVDQRVRPQRPDWVAKAIKPDYALSSHVAPLGLWFYTGDNLPVEYRGGAFISEHGSWNRKPLNGYQVVYVAFKDGKPVGQPKPVVTGFLTDDQKQVRGLPVGLAMDKQGGLLIADDAGNTVWRVTAAQNQ, from the coding sequence ATGAAAAAACTTTATGCACTTTCCGCGCTGGCGGTCACATTGCCGCTGCTGCTTGTTGGCTGTGACGACTCGGCAAAAATATCCCCCGAACAGCAAATTGGCAGCGACCCGGTATTGCCCGCCGCTAAAAACTTCCTGCTGCCTCCGATGCAAGTTCCCAGTGGCACGGCCTGGAAAAGCGGTGAAATGCCGAAGGTCGCCGAGGGTTTAAAAATTGAAAAAGTCGCCGATGGATTTATGCATCCGCGGCAGATAACTGTGCTGCCCAACGGCGACGTTTTAGTGGTGGAAGCCAACAGCCCGCCCGGCGTTACCAGTAAACCGAAAGAGTTAATCATGGGCATGGTGCAAAAAGCCTCGGGCAAGGGCGGCCCTGGCGGCAACCGCATCACACTGTTGAGAAACGCCAGCGGTGACGGCAAAACCTGGGAAAAACATATTTTCCTCGAAAATCTGCATTCGCCGTTTGGCGTGCAGCTGATTGGCAATGAGCTTTACGTCGCCAATGCCGACAGTCTGATGAAATATCACTACCAAAGCGGTGAAACAAAAATCACCGATCCAGGCACACAGTTGACCGACCTGCCAGGCGGGCCAATTAACCATCACTGGACCAAATCACTGCTCGCCAGCCCCGACGGCAGCAAGCTTTACGTGGGGGTAGGGTCGAACAGTAATATTACTGAAAACGGCATTGGGGCGGAGTATCGACGTGCCGACGTGCTTGAGGTTGACGTCGCGACTGGCGCAAGCCGTATTTATGCCAGCGGACTGCGCAACCCGACCGGCCTGCAGTGGGAGCCGCAGTCTGGCAAGCTTTGGGCCGTGGTAAACGAACGTGACGAAATCGGCGCTGACTTGGTGCCAGACTATATGACCTCAGTGCAGGAGCACGCGTTTTACGGCTGGCCGTACAGTTATTACGGCCAGCACGTTGACCAACGCGTGCGTCCTCAGCGCCCAGACTGGGTCGCAAAGGCCATAAAACCTGACTATGCGCTGAGTTCACACGTTGCGCCGCTCGGACTGTGGTTTTACACCGGCGATAATTTACCGGTCGAATATCGCGGCGGGGCGTTTATCAGTGAGCACGGCAGTTGGAACCGTAAACCGTTAAACGGCTATCAGGTGGTGTATGTAGCCTTCAAGGACGGCAAGCCAGTCGGTCAGCCAAAACCAGTGGTGACCGGATTTCTCACCGACGACCAGAAACAGGTTCGCGGTCTGCCGGTCGGGCTGGCGATGGACAAGCAGGGCGGCCTGCTGATTGCTGACGACGCCGGTAATACCGTTTGGCGAGTAACCGCCGCGCAAAACCAGTAA
- a CDS encoding DUF2231 domain-containing protein, producing MTSLRSSRHSALAVGVFALLDPLPIGFFTAAWIFDIIYIYSTEIAWTQAASWLIVIGLFLAIIPRLINLVQVWVGSAYPQTSPIKLHFWANALAIVLSIFNAFIHSRDAFAVVPAGVTLSTLVVVLLLLANLQLALRDRTA from the coding sequence ATGACCTCTCTACGATCCTCAAGACATTCTGCATTGGCCGTCGGCGTTTTTGCCTTACTTGATCCGTTGCCGATTGGCTTTTTCACCGCCGCGTGGATCTTCGATATTATTTATATTTACAGCACAGAAATCGCCTGGACTCAGGCCGCGAGCTGGCTGATCGTTATCGGCCTTTTTTTAGCCATTATCCCTCGGCTGATCAATCTGGTACAGGTATGGGTTGGTAGCGCTTACCCGCAAACTTCGCCGATTAAGCTGCACTTTTGGGCCAACGCGCTGGCAATCGTACTGTCGATTTTCAACGCCTTCATTCACAGCCGTGACGCCTTCGCCGTAGTGCCCGCTGGGGTCACACTGTCTACGCTGGTTGTCGTCCTACTGCTGCTGGCCAATCTGCAACTCGCGCTGCGCGACCGCACGGCTTAA
- a CDS encoding oxidoreductase — translation MSDTDIRVVTGPANYFSFPGAIERIKNFYTAEQLQNALWIYGERALAAARDFLPSEFGHAQAKHALFKAHCSESEVQRIVDIAADDRQMVIGIGGGAVLDTAKVVARRLGLNVVAIPTIAATCAAWTPLSVWYSDEGTALHYEIFNDANHLVLVEPTIILHAPKAYLLAGIGDTLAKWYEAVVLCPQPEAVPLTAQLGLNTALTIRDVLLNESEIALQAQAEKKLTKPLINVIDAIIAGGGLVGGLGERYTRIAAAHSVHNGLTALPQTDAYLHGTKVAYGILVQSALLEQFEVVDQLIALYQRLDLPVSLAELEVDIHDASQIERLVARTLKSTESIHLLPNSPSEESLRTALEYVEKRSSLKGRVS, via the coding sequence ATGAGCGATACTGATATTCGCGTGGTGACTGGCCCCGCAAACTATTTTTCATTCCCCGGTGCAATCGAACGTATTAAAAACTTTTACACGGCGGAGCAGTTGCAAAACGCACTGTGGATTTATGGCGAACGTGCACTTGCGGCTGCTCGCGATTTTCTTCCGTCCGAGTTTGGTCATGCTCAGGCTAAACATGCGTTGTTTAAGGCGCACTGTAGCGAAAGCGAGGTTCAACGCATTGTGGATATCGCCGCTGACGATCGCCAGATGGTCATTGGCATTGGCGGCGGCGCGGTGCTGGACACGGCTAAGGTGGTTGCGCGTCGTTTAGGCCTAAACGTGGTGGCTATTCCGACCATTGCCGCCACCTGTGCGGCCTGGACACCGCTTTCAGTGTGGTACAGCGATGAGGGCACCGCACTGCATTATGAAATTTTTAATGATGCGAATCATCTGGTGCTGGTGGAGCCGACAATAATTCTTCACGCACCGAAGGCCTATCTGCTGGCCGGTATTGGTGACACGCTGGCAAAGTGGTACGAGGCGGTGGTTCTCTGTCCGCAGCCGGAAGCCGTTCCATTAACCGCACAGTTGGGTCTCAATACGGCCTTAACCATCCGCGACGTGTTACTTAATGAAAGTGAGATTGCGCTACAGGCGCAGGCTGAGAAAAAGCTGACCAAGCCGTTAATTAATGTGATCGACGCGATTATTGCCGGCGGCGGGCTGGTGGGCGGTCTGGGAGAACGTTACACCCGCATCGCAGCGGCCCATTCAGTGCACAACGGTCTTACCGCGTTACCGCAAACCGATGCTTACCTGCACGGTACCAAAGTCGCCTACGGCATTCTGGTGCAAAGCGCGCTTCTAGAGCAGTTTGAGGTTGTTGACCAGCTGATTGCGCTGTATCAACGCTTGGATTTGCCGGTCAGCCTGGCTGAACTCGAGGTTGATATTCACGATGCATCGCAGATTGAACGCCTGGTCGCGCGTACGCTGAAATCCACAGAGTCTATCCATTTACTGCCAAACTCCCCGAGTGAAGAATCGCTGCGTACGGCACTGGAATATGTCGAGAAACGAAGCTCCCTGAAAGGGAGGGTAAGTTAA
- the yqfB gene encoding N(4)-acetylcytidine aminohydrolase, whose protein sequence is MKKITFYSRFESDIVAGRKTITLRDKSDADYATGDIVSVARYEDNQFFCHIKVNSVMPVNYHQLNDEHARQENMTLEQLKATIAEIYPGIVELYMIEFMLCKA, encoded by the coding sequence ATGAAGAAGATCACTTTTTACAGTCGCTTTGAGTCAGACATTGTTGCCGGGCGTAAAACAATAACGCTGCGGGATAAAAGCGATGCAGACTATGCGACGGGAGACATCGTTAGCGTGGCGCGCTATGAGGACAATCAGTTTTTCTGCCATATCAAGGTCAATTCAGTTATGCCGGTTAACTATCATCAGCTAAACGACGAGCACGCCAGGCAGGAAAACATGACTCTGGAACAGCTGAAAGCAACGATCGCTGAAATTTATCCCGGGATCGTTGAGCTTTACATGATTGAATTTATGCTCTGCAAGGCGTGA
- a CDS encoding HD domain-containing protein, with product MTLNINGIRIPDSKMAREATELVRDTESELLFNHSSRVYYWGALAGKQRGLAVDSELLYIGCMFHDMGLTHDHCSCDKRFEVDGANAAREFLRHHAVSQADIDKVWTAIALHTTPGIPEFMDPVIALVTAGVEMDVLGINYQGYDDEQREAVVAAHPRTPQFKEDIINAFYDGVKGKPHTTFGNVKADVIADKQPGFDKGNFCSIIRGSRWAS from the coding sequence ATGACTCTCAACATTAACGGCATTCGTATTCCCGACAGTAAAATGGCGCGTGAGGCCACCGAACTGGTGCGTGATACTGAATCAGAGCTGCTGTTTAATCACTCAAGCCGCGTATATTACTGGGGCGCGCTGGCGGGAAAACAGCGTGGATTGGCGGTCGACAGCGAGCTGCTGTACATCGGCTGTATGTTTCACGACATGGGCCTGACGCACGACCACTGCAGCTGTGATAAACGTTTTGAAGTTGACGGAGCGAATGCGGCGCGCGAGTTTTTACGCCACCACGCCGTAAGTCAGGCGGATATCGATAAAGTGTGGACCGCCATTGCGCTGCATACCACGCCGGGGATCCCGGAGTTTATGGACCCGGTTATTGCGCTGGTTACGGCGGGGGTGGAGATGGACGTGCTGGGCATTAACTATCAAGGCTACGACGACGAGCAGCGCGAAGCCGTGGTAGCCGCGCATCCGCGTACCCCGCAGTTTAAAGAAGATATCATTAATGCTTTTTATGACGGCGTGAAAGGCAAACCTCATACCACCTTTGGGAATGTGAAGGCTGACGTTATTGCCGATAAACAGCCGGGATTCGATAAAGGTAACTTCTGCTCGATTATTCGCGGCTCTCGCTGGGCTTCATAA
- a CDS encoding GlxA family transcriptional regulator, which yields MIKRVQILAIPGVQLLDVSGPLDVFAEVNQQLGRKVYQLEVLALEQLKIVTSSGICLLAERLLDDNCDESVDTFLVAGAPDIAQFSPSQSLLEVIGQRASNSRRYGSVCTGALLLAATGLLDGHRVTTHWSVAEDFARRFPQIQVDADAIYIAEGPLRTAAGVTSGLDLALMMVEEDFGRDVAMLVAARLVMFFKRPGGQMQFSRSGRTSLSGRSALQDLQRWVIANLTQPLSVQSMAEHMGVSPRHLSRLFTQEIGLTPGEWLEQERINQARFLLESSELSPKQIADRCGYSSIDILRRAFHRQLKTSPAQYRKYYHHQVGT from the coding sequence ATGATCAAGCGCGTGCAGATTTTAGCCATTCCCGGCGTTCAGTTGCTCGACGTTTCAGGGCCATTGGACGTTTTTGCCGAAGTGAATCAGCAATTAGGTCGCAAGGTGTATCAGCTTGAGGTGCTGGCGCTGGAGCAGTTAAAGATTGTTACCTCATCCGGAATTTGTTTACTGGCTGAACGTCTTCTTGACGATAACTGTGATGAATCAGTCGATACCTTTCTTGTGGCAGGTGCGCCAGACATTGCGCAGTTTTCCCCTTCCCAATCGCTGCTTGAGGTCATTGGCCAGCGTGCCTCAAACAGCCGTCGCTATGGTTCGGTGTGCACCGGCGCCCTGCTTCTGGCTGCTACGGGCCTGCTCGATGGTCATCGCGTCACCACTCATTGGTCAGTAGCCGAAGATTTTGCTCGCCGTTTTCCGCAGATACAGGTTGACGCCGACGCGATTTATATTGCCGAAGGTCCCCTTAGAACCGCCGCTGGCGTCACCTCGGGTCTGGATCTGGCGTTGATGATGGTGGAGGAGGATTTTGGGCGCGACGTGGCGATGTTGGTCGCCGCACGGCTGGTGATGTTCTTTAAACGTCCGGGCGGACAAATGCAGTTCAGCCGTTCAGGACGTACGTCGTTAAGTGGCCGTTCCGCGTTGCAAGATTTACAACGCTGGGTTATCGCCAATTTAACCCAGCCGCTGTCAGTGCAGTCGATGGCAGAACACATGGGGGTCAGTCCTCGCCACCTTTCACGTCTTTTTACGCAGGAGATTGGCCTGACGCCGGGTGAATGGCTGGAGCAGGAGCGAATTAACCAGGCGCGTTTTCTGCTGGAGTCATCCGAACTTTCTCCCAAGCAAATCGCCGACAGGTGCGGCTATTCGAGTATTGATATCCTGCGCCGTGCTTTTCATCGACAGCTTAAAACCAGTCCGGCGCAGTACCGCAAATATTATCATCATCAAGTGGGAACCTGA
- a CDS encoding LysR substrate-binding domain-containing protein gives MARRLPPLNSLRAFEAAGRLGLIKQGAEELNVTHGAVSRQVQQLEEWLGVALFEGSKHAPRLAETGQTLLPALTAAFDQMEAAIGQIADSDEGALDVSCPGTFTMRWLIPRLHHFQAAHPGIHVRLNSSGTSSDPIGNNVDVAVRVGKAPWPPGVDVIELFNEKFGPVHAPSISLSNGSALLHTVSRRSAWADWRRLANDNPRGSDAGEFEHFYFMLEAAIAGLGVAIAPWPLVADDVKTGRLQAPSGFIESGLSYVALRRQKPNRKADIFCRWLQAVAVEYADSPLSQVPT, from the coding sequence ATGGCAAGAAGGCTACCTCCGTTAAATTCACTGCGGGCGTTTGAAGCCGCAGGTCGTCTTGGCCTGATTAAGCAAGGTGCGGAGGAGTTAAACGTGACACACGGTGCCGTCAGCAGACAGGTGCAACAGCTTGAGGAGTGGTTGGGCGTGGCGCTGTTCGAGGGCTCAAAACATGCACCAAGGCTCGCTGAAACAGGCCAAACACTGTTACCTGCCTTAACCGCCGCCTTCGACCAAATGGAAGCCGCCATCGGTCAGATTGCTGACAGCGATGAAGGCGCGCTGGACGTGTCTTGTCCCGGTACCTTTACTATGCGCTGGCTTATTCCGCGTCTGCATCATTTTCAGGCCGCGCATCCCGGCATTCACGTACGGCTCAACTCTTCTGGCACCTCGTCTGACCCGATTGGCAACAACGTTGATGTCGCGGTTCGCGTGGGGAAAGCCCCTTGGCCGCCTGGCGTTGACGTTATTGAGTTGTTCAACGAAAAGTTCGGACCTGTTCACGCGCCGTCTATCTCACTGAGTAACGGTTCCGCACTGCTGCATACCGTATCGAGACGCAGTGCATGGGCCGACTGGCGGCGGCTGGCAAACGACAATCCACGCGGCAGTGACGCGGGCGAGTTTGAACATTTCTATTTTATGCTCGAGGCCGCCATTGCCGGTCTGGGGGTGGCCATTGCACCTTGGCCACTGGTGGCAGATGACGTGAAGACAGGACGATTACAGGCCCCCAGCGGATTTATCGAAAGTGGGTTGAGTTACGTAGCCCTGCGTAGGCAAAAACCGAATCGCAAAGCCGATATTTTCTGCCGTTGGCTTCAGGCCGTCGCCGTGGAGTACGCCGACAGTCCGCTTTCTCAGGTTCCCACTTGA
- a CDS encoding sulfite exporter TauE/SafE family protein, producing MIYLAIVFLGAFAGFVSGIIGTGGSIILLPILSWKFGPQVAVPIMAVASIMSNLSRVIIWRKEINWRACFTYSALAIPGAVLGANTLWRMPEKISDLCIGIFFLLLVPLMYWSRKHNLRLNTWQLASCGLVVGFLTGMVFSTGPMTVPIFSGYGLVKQGLIATESAASFIVFVTKTSTFGAIGALPLSVILCGLFVGASQISGIYLSKGLVSRMPTRLFHLLVSAMMVAAGISMVWDGITA from the coding sequence ATGATTTATCTGGCCATTGTTTTTCTAGGCGCCTTCGCAGGTTTCGTCAGTGGGATTATCGGCACGGGTGGCTCGATCATTCTATTGCCGATTTTATCGTGGAAGTTTGGGCCGCAGGTGGCGGTGCCCATCATGGCGGTGGCGTCTATTATGAGCAATTTATCGCGGGTGATAATTTGGCGAAAAGAGATTAACTGGCGTGCCTGTTTTACCTACTCCGCGTTGGCTATTCCAGGTGCCGTGTTGGGGGCCAATACGCTGTGGCGCATGCCGGAAAAAATCTCGGACCTGTGTATCGGCATCTTCTTCCTGCTGCTGGTGCCACTGATGTACTGGTCGCGTAAGCATAATTTACGGCTCAATACCTGGCAGTTGGCGAGCTGTGGACTGGTGGTTGGATTTCTCACCGGCATGGTATTTTCAACCGGGCCAATGACAGTGCCTATCTTCTCAGGCTACGGGCTGGTGAAACAGGGGCTGATCGCCACAGAATCAGCGGCATCGTTTATCGTTTTCGTCACCAAGACTTCGACTTTTGGGGCCATTGGTGCCCTGCCGCTGTCGGTTATCCTGTGCGGGTTATTCGTGGGCGCGTCGCAAATCAGCGGCATCTATCTGAGTAAAGGGCTGGTTTCCCGCATGCCTACCCGCCTATTTCACCTTTTAGTTTCAGCAATGATGGTGGCTGCGGGCATCTCGATGGTATGGGACGGTATTACTGCGTAG
- a CDS encoding DNA-3-methyladenine glycosylase I, which translates to MTEPVRCPWTKNDALMQHYHDREWGVPVYDSRALWEKLMLDGFQAGLSWRTILNRRDGFRKAFCGFDPQKVAVFNEDDIERLVTNPEIIRSRQKIKAVINNARAYLRMQAAGEDFSQWIWAWVGGKPIQHVGPVPTRSELSEEISEQLKKRGFSFVGPVIVYAWMEATGIINSHHPDCFRRHILAADTSTTQ; encoded by the coding sequence ATGACTGAGCCGGTACGCTGTCCGTGGACCAAAAACGATGCACTGATGCAACATTACCACGACCGCGAATGGGGCGTTCCGGTGTACGATAGCCGCGCACTGTGGGAAAAACTGATGCTCGATGGCTTTCAGGCAGGGCTGTCGTGGCGTACCATTCTCAACCGGCGCGACGGATTCAGAAAAGCCTTTTGCGGCTTTGATCCGCAGAAAGTTGCCGTCTTCAATGAGGACGATATCGAACGGTTGGTGACTAATCCGGAGATCATTCGCTCGCGCCAAAAAATTAAGGCAGTGATCAATAACGCTCGCGCCTATTTACGCATGCAGGCAGCGGGCGAAGACTTCTCGCAGTGGATTTGGGCCTGGGTGGGGGGGAAACCTATTCAGCATGTGGGTCCGGTTCCAACGCGCAGCGAACTGTCGGAGGAAATATCCGAACAGTTGAAGAAACGCGGCTTCAGCTTTGTCGGACCGGTGATTGTTTATGCCTGGATGGAGGCGACCGGCATTATCAATAGCCACCATCCAGACTGCTTCCGTCGTCATATTCTTGCAGCCGACACCTCAACTACGCAGTAA
- a CDS encoding FAD-binding oxidoreductase has translation MKIIVIGAGMVGTSLTWELTQAGFAVTLLEAGEAGKGTSANSFAWINAHSKPPEGYHRLNAAGMQAHRDLARRFGHASWLNLIGGLEWRAANEQQAMRDNVDELQNFHYPAEWISAEQLQQREPALHLNGNEGAIGWFPSEGWVDTRQYIQQLLQASAEEGAKIVTGSKVVEISQVGDTVTGVKTADGTLHKADLTINASGRWSDKAPYANPLATPLAPTTGILIRVPADVVPVSHVLATPLFHCRPDGEGVTLLCPNEGVYDIDESTPQSRVNELAADIISKAAAIWPKLAALKPAHYQARMGIRALPADGYPIVGPTPGITGYYTVVTHSGVTLSPLLARLVTQEIQGQPVAELKAYRPQRFLKDSIDD, from the coding sequence ATGAAAATTATCGTAATTGGTGCAGGAATGGTCGGTACATCACTGACCTGGGAACTGACCCAGGCAGGGTTTGCCGTCACACTGCTGGAGGCGGGAGAAGCCGGTAAAGGCACCAGCGCTAATTCGTTCGCCTGGATAAACGCCCACAGCAAGCCGCCGGAAGGCTATCATCGTCTCAATGCCGCGGGCATGCAGGCACACCGCGACCTGGCTAGACGTTTTGGTCACGCATCATGGCTTAATTTAATCGGCGGTCTTGAATGGCGGGCGGCGAATGAGCAACAGGCGATGCGCGACAACGTTGATGAGTTGCAAAATTTTCACTATCCTGCCGAATGGATAAGCGCGGAGCAGTTGCAGCAACGTGAGCCTGCACTGCATCTCAATGGCAATGAAGGGGCGATTGGCTGGTTCCCTTCAGAAGGCTGGGTTGATACTCGCCAGTATATTCAACAGCTGCTGCAGGCCAGTGCAGAAGAAGGGGCCAAGATTGTTACCGGCAGCAAAGTGGTTGAAATCAGCCAGGTGGGTGACACTGTCACGGGTGTTAAAACCGCTGACGGCACATTACATAAGGCAGATTTAACCATTAATGCCAGCGGTCGCTGGTCAGACAAAGCGCCCTATGCCAATCCACTGGCGACCCCGCTTGCGCCAACCACCGGTATTCTGATCCGCGTGCCTGCCGATGTTGTGCCGGTCAGCCACGTGTTGGCTACGCCGCTGTTTCATTGTCGACCAGACGGAGAAGGCGTTACGCTGCTTTGTCCGAATGAAGGGGTGTATGACATCGATGAATCTACGCCTCAGTCACGGGTTAATGAATTGGCCGCCGATATTATCAGTAAAGCCGCGGCCATCTGGCCGAAACTTGCAGCGTTGAAACCGGCGCATTATCAAGCGCGTATGGGGATTCGTGCGCTTCCTGCTGACGGGTATCCTATTGTTGGCCCGACGCCTGGAATAACAGGATATTACACTGTAGTCACTCACAGTGGTGTGACGCTGTCACCTCTTTTGGCGCGTCTGGTGACGCAGGAGATTCAGGGCCAGCCGGTGGCAGAGCTGAAAGCCTATCGCCCGCAGCGCTTTTTAAAGGATTCAATTGATGACTGA
- a CDS encoding ABC transporter ATP-binding protein — translation MSPQKTQPAAIRVQHVFHHFATTPVLNDVCLDVPKGTIMALLGPSGCGKSTLLKLLAGLLHPDDGQLFFGEHKVVDGRFSLPPEQRDLGMVFQDYALWPHLSVAQNVAFPLQMRGVKASERQRRTLEALDRVGLADFAPRRPSELSGGQQQRVALARAIVAEPQILLFDEPLSNLDRNLRESLCEEMAVLLRQLGTTAVYVTHDPHEAKALAHGIARMESGAIKRIDWLDISRVSPFVA, via the coding sequence ATGAGCCCTCAAAAAACCCAACCTGCCGCTATTCGCGTACAGCACGTATTCCATCACTTTGCCACGACACCCGTTCTCAATGACGTGTGCCTTGACGTGCCAAAAGGCACCATCATGGCGCTGCTCGGCCCCTCCGGCTGTGGTAAGAGCACCCTGCTGAAACTGCTTGCCGGGCTGTTGCATCCCGATGACGGACAGCTCTTTTTTGGTGAACATAAGGTAGTTGATGGCCGTTTTAGCCTGCCGCCTGAGCAACGCGATTTAGGCATGGTGTTTCAGGACTATGCGCTGTGGCCGCACTTGAGTGTGGCGCAAAACGTGGCCTTTCCGCTGCAAATGCGCGGTGTGAAAGCGAGTGAGCGTCAACGGCGCACGCTTGAGGCGCTAGACCGCGTTGGGTTGGCCGACTTTGCGCCACGACGCCCAAGCGAGCTGTCGGGCGGGCAGCAGCAGCGCGTCGCCCTGGCCCGCGCCATTGTCGCCGAGCCGCAGATTCTGTTATTCGATGAGCCTCTCTCCAACCTTGACCGCAACCTGCGCGAAAGCCTGTGTGAAGAAATGGCGGTCCTTCTACGTCAGTTAGGCACCACGGCGGTGTATGTCACCCACGACCCGCATGAAGCCAAGGCGCTGGCCCACGGCATTGCCCGTATGGAAAGCGGCGCGATTAAGCGCATCGACTGGCTCGATATTTCTCGTGTTTCTCCCTTTGTTGCATAA
- a CDS encoding ABC transporter substrate-binding protein, whose product MTLSFALATGSAQALTVYTAGPGSLAKKLAAGYEKQTGVKVDIFQATTGKVMARLDAEQANPQADVLISASWDTATSLEKRDWLLAYESPNAEHVPTQFKSAYYVAQGISALGIVWNTKSGTPEPKDWQDLAQPSFKDKVTTPDPSLSGASLDLLEGLQNAHGEQAWKLFGDLKANGAIIAGPNAQALTPVLQGAKAAVFGAVDYVAYNSVEAGEAIKVIFPSSGTVIAPRPMMILKSTKEPAQAKAFIDYVLSPEGQKLVADAWLMPARDDVDAKRPLFKSLKVLPADAVGSSDRKQVLDKFATLFAAN is encoded by the coding sequence ATGACTCTCTCTTTTGCACTGGCAACCGGCAGCGCGCAGGCGCTGACTGTCTATACTGCGGGTCCCGGTTCTCTGGCTAAAAAGCTGGCGGCGGGCTATGAAAAACAAACCGGTGTTAAAGTCGATATTTTTCAGGCGACCACCGGTAAAGTAATGGCCCGACTGGACGCCGAACAGGCCAACCCGCAGGCTGACGTGCTGATTTCGGCCTCGTGGGACACGGCGACCAGCCTCGAAAAACGTGACTGGCTGCTGGCTTATGAAAGCCCGAATGCTGAGCACGTTCCCACGCAGTTCAAATCAGCTTATTACGTCGCACAGGGCATATCGGCACTGGGGATAGTCTGGAATACCAAAAGCGGCACGCCGGAGCCGAAAGACTGGCAGGACCTGGCGCAACCATCGTTTAAAGACAAGGTGACCACGCCTGATCCCTCACTGTCAGGCGCGTCGCTGGACCTACTTGAAGGGCTGCAAAATGCGCACGGTGAGCAGGCGTGGAAGCTATTTGGCGACTTAAAAGCCAACGGGGCAATTATTGCCGGACCCAATGCGCAGGCCTTGACGCCAGTGCTACAGGGTGCCAAAGCGGCAGTGTTTGGTGCGGTTGACTATGTCGCTTATAACAGCGTCGAGGCCGGTGAGGCCATCAAGGTTATCTTTCCCTCCAGCGGCACGGTGATTGCGCCACGCCCGATGATGATCCTCAAAAGCACTAAAGAGCCAGCACAGGCGAAAGCCTTTATTGACTATGTGCTCTCGCCCGAGGGGCAAAAACTGGTGGCCGACGCTTGGCTGATGCCCGCACGCGACGATGTGGATGCCAAGCGCCCTCTTTTCAAATCGCTAAAAGTTTTGCCCGCCGATGCTGTCGGCTCCTCAGACCGTAAGCAGGTACTGGATAAATTCGCCACCCTTTTTGCGGCCAACTAG